The proteins below come from a single Corylus avellana chromosome ca3, CavTom2PMs-1.0 genomic window:
- the LOC132174233 gene encoding uncharacterized protein LOC132174233, which translates to MAEGGEGSSQGLEVEATLDMAQMFQAMARQFVTAITDLRREAPREDERGCPFKRFEGLPIPPFNGKRDPMECENWLTDVEEILRLAGCTEEQKVQYIDFRLSGEARHWWTTKKVLLIQELSREEAISWLRFQKEFLQQYFPKILRDVKAREFMDLTQGNMTVAQYAGRFNELARFASYLVADEQNRVRKFEQGLNPRIHERVVCFAIQDFVELVNKASLAEESVRRSALAMAETRKRAAPRPNQNQAGRK; encoded by the coding sequence ATGGCAGAAGGAGGAGAAGGATCATCCCAAGGTTTGGAAGTTGAGGCTACTCTAGATATGGCTCAGATGTTTCAAGCTATGGCTAGGCAATTCGTCACAGCCATAACTGATCTTAGAAGAGAAGCACCCCGTGAGGATGAGCGCGGCTGCCCATTCAAACGCTTCGAGGGACTCCCCATTCCTCCGTTCAATGGGAAACGAGATCCTATGGAGTGCGAAAATTGGCTAACCGATGTGGAAGAAATTTTGCGACTTGCAGGTTGTACAGAAGAACAGAAAGTACAATACATTGATTTTCGACTGTCAGGTGAAGCCAGGCACTGGTGGACCACCAAGAAGGTATTACTGATTCAAGAACTAAGCAGGGAGGAAGCAATCTCTTGGCTGCGATTTCAGAAAGAATTTCTCCAACAATATTTTCCCAAGATTCTCAGGGACGTGAAGGCTCGAGAATTCATGGACCTCACCCAGGGAAATATGACAGTCGCCCAGTATGCTGGCCGCTTCAATGAATTGGCTCGCTTTGCTTCCTACCTGGTGGCGGATGAACAAAATCGAGTAAGGAAGTTTGAACAGGGCCTCAACCCACGAATCCATGAACGTGTTGTATGCTTTGCAATTCAAGATTTTGTGGAATTAGTCAACAAGGCCTCTTTAGCTGAGGAGAGCGTGAGGAGGAGTGCTTTGGCAATGGCGGAAACACGAAAGAGGGCTGCACCCCGACCAAATCAAAACCAAGCTGGACGGAAATGA